In Pseudanabaena sp. BC1403, a single window of DNA contains:
- a CDS encoding pentapeptide repeat-containing protein: protein MEVAQLLELYKQGQRNFSNIDLNNAQLRSVILIGIDLRGSTLNKADLSSANLIEANLTGANLIETNLRGALLRGANFSDADLSWSNLTWSNSSNSKFIRANLSVTNFSGANLIEADFTGSIMKGANLRGTNLRGAIMKNLRTCADTEFTGVRNLDDRTRLYLCTIASGTHPFTKNDSRQTLGCPI from the coding sequence TTGGAAGTCGCGCAACTGTTGGAACTATACAAACAGGGACAACGGAACTTTTCCAACATAGATCTTAATAACGCTCAATTACGCAGTGTGATCTTGATTGGGATTGATTTGCGTGGGTCTACTTTGAACAAAGCTGATTTGAGTAGCGCTAATTTAATTGAGGCAAACTTGACTGGAGCTAACCTGATTGAGACGAATCTTAGGGGTGCTTTGTTAAGGGGCGCAAACTTTTCTGATGCAGACTTAAGTTGGTCAAATTTAACTTGGTCAAATTCTTCTAATAGTAAATTTATTCGAGCAAACCTTAGTGTCACTAATTTTAGTGGGGCAAATTTAATTGAAGCTGATTTTACTGGCTCAATTATGAAAGGGGCAAATCTACGGGGTACAAATTTGCGGGGCGCAATAATGAAGAATTTGCGAACCTGCGCTGATACTGAGTTTACAGGTGTTCGGAATTTGGACGATCGCACTCGTTTATATCTTTGTACGATCGCTAGTGGTACGCATCCATTTACCAAAAATGACAGCCGCCAAACTTTAGGTTGTCCAATTTAA